The sequence below is a genomic window from Lelliottia sp. JS-SCA-14.
TACGCTGATCCTGCGTCCGCTGATCTCCCACGACAAAGAGCACATCATCGATCTTGCGCGCGAAATCGGCACCGAAGATTTTGCCCGTACTATGCCGGAATACTGCGGCGTGATTTCGAAAAGCCCGACCGTGAAAGCGGTGAAGGCGAAGATCGAAGCGGAAGAGCAGAACTTCGATTTCGAGATCCTCGAAAAAGTGGTGGCCGAAGCGACGAACGTCGATATTCGTGAAATCGCCCAGCAGACCGATCAGGAAGTGGTGGAAGTGGAAACCGTCACCGGTTTCAGCGCCAACGACGTGATCGTGGATATTCGCGCCATTGACGAGCAGGACGCCAGCCCGCTGAAAGTGGAGGGTGTGGAAGTTGTCTCTCTGCCGTTCTACAAGCTGAGCACTAAGTTTGGCGATCTGGAGAAAGACAAAACCTATCTCCTGTGGTGCGAGCGCGGCGTGATGAGCCGCCTGCAGGCGCTCTATTTGCGCGAGCAGGGCTTCACCAATGTGAAGGTGTATCGCCCGTAAGTATCGCGTACCATGTAGGCCGGGTAAGGCGCAGCCGCCACCCGGCTTTTTTTTTGGGCTCGTCGCGAGGGAATCATGCATAAATACCTGGAAATAAAAGAGAAGCTTAAAAAGGATATTCTCGACCAGAAATATAAAATCGGGGAAAGCATTCCGTCCGAGCGTGACCTCGCAAGCGTGTATAACGTGACGCGGGTGACGGTGCAAAAAGCGATGGCGAACCTGGTTCAGGAAGGCTATATCGAGCGCATTCATGGCAAAGGCATGTTTGTGCTGAAAAATACCGCCAGCAATATCTATATCCTCAACAATGAAAAGAGCGACAGTATTCTCGGTTTTTCTCGCGAATTCCAGGGGCGTGTGAATGTCACCAGCCGCTTAATCACCTTTACGACCATTCAGGCCGATCCCGCGCTTTCACAACATCTTGAGATTCAGCCTGGCGACGACCTCTGGTTTATCCGTCGCGTGCGTCTTCTGGACGGTCAGCCCGTTCTGGTGGAAGACACCAATATTCCTGTGCAAACGATCGCAGATATTCCGCAGTCGGTTCTGGAAAAGGGATCGCTGTACGGTTATATCGAAGAGTACACCGGGAAAAAGATCAGCGACGCGGATTCGTTAATTGAAGCGGCACTTTTTGACCGTGAATTAGCGACGCTGCTGGATATAAAACCGGGAGACGCGATGCTAAAAATTACCGAAGTTACCCGCCTGAGCGACAAGAAAGCCTTTAACTATTCGATCAGCTATAACCGCGCGGATCTGTTCCGGGTTAAGAATCTACGTATTGAAAGATGACAGGCGCGAATGCGCCTGCCAGAGTTATTTAAAGCTGAGTCGCGGCGGCTTTATCCACCAGCATTTGCACCTGCGAATGGTTTTTTAGCAGCGTTGCCGGGATACGGGCGTCGATATCTGAGCGCAGGGTTTGCGCCACAATAGCGGCTTTTTTCTCCCCGCTGGCCATCACAATTACCGACTTCGCCGCCAGAATCGTTTTCATTCCCAGGGAAATCCCCTGTTTCACGTCGCGCGACTGACCGAAATACTTCACCGAAACCGACTGGGTAACCTCATCCAGATCGACCACGTGACACTCCGTATCAATGGCCGCTCCCGGCTCGTTAAAGCCGATATGTCCATTCATGCCGATGCCCAGCACGATCGTTTCGATCCCGCCGTGTTCACGGATGAAACGATCGACGCGGCGGCACTCCTCCGTCGGGTCAGAGGTTAAGCCGTCAAAGAAGCAGATCTGATCATCGCGCAGCGTCAGACGGCTGAAAAAATGCCCCCAGACCATCTCCCGACAGCTTCCCTTATCGGCTTTTCCCAGCCCCAGCCACTCGTCCAGGCCGACAAACGCCGCGCGGGAAAAATCGACTTTTCCTTCTTCGCAGGCCTGAACGAGGGCATCAAACACCCCGAGCGGCGTATCGCCCCCGGCAATGCAGATCAGGGCATCGGGTTTGCGCGTCACAGAATCCATCACGCGCTGGGCCACGGTGGCGCTGAGCGCCGGGTAATCTTCAACAATTTCAACGTTCATCGCAGTTCCTTAGCGTTGGTACTGAGGTAAATAAGCGTGGTTCACTTCCAGATACTCGTCGAGGATCTGCTCGGCAATGGCGGCGGATGGCACAATCGGGTTGATGCTCAGCGCCAGCAGGGCGGTGGCGTAATCCCCGGTGACGGCGGCCTCGACGGTGAGCTCTTCGTAGGCTTTGACGCTCTGGATCAGCCCGCGAATTTTCACCGGCAATCTGCCGTAGGCCAGCGGATGAGCCCCGTTTTTATCGATCACGGCGTTGGTTTCCAGGGTGACGTGATCCGGCAGATCCGGCGTTGCGCCGTTATTAACGGTATTCACCACGTGAACTTCTTTCTTGTCATTGAAAATCGAGCTGATGATCGAGCAGGCCGTGTCCGAGTACCACGCGCCGCCGCGCTGCTCCAGCTCTTTCGGTTTGTGGTTCAGGTTCGGGTCCTGATACAGCTCAAAAAGCTTTTTCTCAATCTCACGGGTTTGCTCGCCGCGCGTGCCTTTTTTCTCTGAATCGCGGATTGCTGTCTCCGTCATTTCGCGGGTCAGGAAGTAGTACTTCAGGTAGGAGATCGGATACATGTGCAGGGCGCGAGCGAAGCGCGCGGTAAAACCGATATCCGGGATGTTTTTCAGCGAGTTGTTGGCGCTGCCGACGGCCAGCTTCTCGATAAAATCATCGGTAAGATCGTCACCTTTCACGTAAATTTTATCGGCAAAAATCAGGTGGTTCAGGCCGATAATGCGCGCGTAAATATCCGCTTTTTTGACGTCATAGGCTTTGGCGATGTCCATCATCATGCTGTTGGCACCGCTGCAAATCCCGATGGTTTTGATCGCCGAATGGCGGGTGATGGCTTCGGTCACGATGCCCGCCGGGTTGGTGAAGTTAATCAGCCACGCGTTCGGGCACCATTTTTGCATCGCTTTGCAGATATCGAGCAGCACGGGAATGGTGCGCTGGGCTTTCATAAACCCGCCGGGGCCGGTGGTTTCCTGGCCGAGGACACCGTATTTCAGCGGGATTTTCTCATCATTGATGCGCGCATCCAGGAAGCCGACGCGCAGCTGGGTGGTGACGAAATCGGCATCTTTCAGGGCCGCTTCGCGATCCAGCGTCAGGTGAATGTTCATCGGAATACCGGCTTCTTCCACCATGCGCTGGGCGAGCTTGCCGACGATCTCCAGCTTCTCTTTGCCTTCTTCGATATCCAGCAGGTAGAAATCGGTGACCGGGAGTTCGTCATAGCGTTTGATAAATCCATCGATCAATTCCGGCGTATAGCTTGAGCCACCACCAATCGTGACAATTTTGAGCTTTTTCATCGTGAATCCTTTTTACAAGATGGGATCGGGAAGTTTTTCTGCTTCACGGCGCGAATGTTCTTCCGCCGCTTCGGTTTCTAACTGTTTGCGTTCTGCGAGCTTGAAAAACGGCAGCCAGACGAGGGCGGAAATAGCAATGGTGCAGACCGACCAAATCACGGCAGGAATATTGCCCCCGGTGACGAACCACGCGGCGAAAATCGGCGGCATGGTCCAGGGAATTTGCAGCACCGGGCGGCCAATGATGTCGAAATACATCAGGGCATAGGTCGAAATACACAGAATCATCGGGGTGAGGGTGAAAGGGATCATCAGCAACGGGTTGAAGACAATCGGGCAGCCAAATATCACCGGCTCGTTGATGCAAAATATCGCGGAGGGCAAAGAGAGTTTGCCGACGGATTTATAGAGCTTGCTGCGCGAGCGCATCATCGCCATCACTAACCCGAGCGTCGCGCCGGTGCCGCCGAGACACATAAAGACGATATAAAACCCGTCGGCGGTAATATGCGGAATTGGCTGGTGGTGCAAATAGGCCTGGGTGTTTTCGGCGATATATTTCAGGAAGATAGGCGCGGTGATCCCCGAAAGGACGTTATCCCCGTGGATACCGCAGCACCACAAAAGCGAGATTAAAAAGATTAATACCAGCATGCCGGGGAGCGATCCTAAGCCAGTGACCAGCGGGCTGAGAATCAGCGTGAAGAAGTTATTAATATCGAAGTTAAGAATGACCCTAACGAACCAGATAAGCGTAATCGCCACCGCCGCCGGAATCAGGCTTGCGAAAGATTGCGCGACAGCCGGGGGAACGCCGTCGGGGAGTTTGATTACCACGTTATGGTGGATAAAAAAGCGGACAATTTGCACCGTCAGTATCGACAGAATAATGGCGGAGAAAAGCCCGGCGGCACCGAGATTATCGACGTTGAGCTGATACTTATCGTTGAGCTGGGCCAGTAAAAAGACCACCATCGTGACGATGGCGCAGGTTAAAGCGTTGAGGCTGTACTCTTTCGCCAGGTTGTAGCTGATGCCGATGGCGGAAATCAGCCCGATAGCGCCGAAGGTCACGGCAACCGGCGCGCTCAGTTTCTCGGCGTAGGGGCCGAGCCAGTCGGTCCAGCCTGGAATTGGTAAATTCGCGAGGATCAGAAACAGGCTGCCGGTAATGGTAAAGGGGAGCGTCAGGGCGATGCCATTACGCACCGCCACCAGGATTTTGTTTTCGCCGACGCGAATCAGGACAGGAATGACTCTGTTCTCAAGAAATGTAATCACATTGCTTACTCCAGAAGAGATTTCTGTTCTTCGCCGTTATCTGTGTTGGTAGGGGGCGAAGTGTCTAACTGGTATATGCCAGTTGGAGTGAGTCTTTCACGGAATGAATGCGATGAGAAGCCATCTCAGAAAGAAAGATAAGAAGTGTGATTACTGCCGCAATAATGAACAGAGAAAAGAAAGGCTGGCACGGGGCCAGCCTGAAGGGAAATCTGCGCGGGGTTAGGCCTCGTAGTAGTTGTAGATCCCTGCCGCCATCACCAGGGATGACGCCACTTCATAGGCTTTTTCACGCCCAACGACCAGATCGATAATTTTGAGCGCAAAATCAATCGAGGTGCCCAGCCCCTGGCTGGTCAGCAGGTTGACGCGCGGATCCCAGACCACCCGTTTATCGACCCATTGCCCTTCCGGGATGCGGTCTTTCAGCGCCGGGAAACCGGTCATATTGCCGATCGGGAAAAGATCGTGCGGAACCAGGACGGTGGCTGCCGCGGCGCAGATGGCGGCGACAATCCGCCCGGAGAGGTGAAACTGGCGGACGGTTTCGACCAGCAGGGGGCTGTCGCGAAAGTTCTCTGCGCCCTTCAGACCGCCGGGGAGCACAATCACGTCATAATCGCCGTCAGCCACTTCGACCAGCGGCGCATCGGCCAGCAGTTTCACGCCGCGTGAGCAGACGATGGTCAGATTGCCATCGCTGGCGACGCTGGCCGTTGTTACTTTAATCCCGCCGCGCACCAGTAAATCAATGGTGGTGACCGCTTCTGTCTCTTCGCTACCAGGGGCGAGGCATACCAGTGCCGACGCGCTCATACTCACTCTCCTTACGTTTAACCATGTCATACAGGCGCACATTTTCCGGCACGCTAATGCCGTGCGCGCGGGCGCGTTTGAGCAGATATCCGGTGATGTAGTCGATCTCCGTGTGCCGCAGTGCGCGCACGTCCTGCAGCATCGAGGAGATGTTTTCCGCGGTGCTGTCGATGATCTGCTCGACGTAATAGCGGATATCATCCGCCGAGGTATGGATGCCCTCACGTTCAATCACTGCCGCGACTTCGGCGCACAGGGCGGCCACTTCCTGCGGGTGGTTTTTCAGCTCACCGTTCGGGCAGTCCAGCAGTGCCGTCAGCGGATTGATCACGCAGTTGACCGCCAGTTTGCGCCACAGCTGCGGGCGAATGTTGTTGTGCCAGGCCACGTCGGGCAGCACGTGCTGCAGCACGTCAGCGAGATAGCTGTAATCGCCGTCCTGCTCGCGCGCCGGCCCCATATGGGTGACGCCGCTTGCCACGTGGACGATGATGTTCCCGTCACGACGGGCCGCATGGGTGGTGATTGCCATCAGCAGCGGCTGGTGGATGCTTTTGAGTTCGTCAATGGTACCCATGCCGTTATGCACCAGCAAAATCGGTGTGGTGCGGGGCAGGGTGGCGGCCAGCGCTTTGACGGCGTCCGAGACCTGCCAGGCCTTGAGCGTGACCAGCAGCAGGTCGCTTTGCGCCAGGAAATCGGGATCGTTGGCGGTGAGCGATTCGTTAAAGATACTTCCATCTTCATCGATCAGGTTTACACTGCAATACGGCTGGGGGACGCGTAGCCAGCCTTGTACCTCGTGTCCATGTTTGCACAGTGCGGTGAGCCAAAGCTGGCCCAGGGCTCCGCATCCGAGCACGGTAATTTTCATTGTTCCTCCTCACCTGCAACTACGCCAGGCGTGTCGGTTAAGTATAGCGCCGTCAGCTAAGCTTCTGTTGAGTTATGCCTCGTTGCGGGTATTATGCAACGCAACAAAAGTAAAGGGAGAAGAAAAGATGCCATCTTTCGATATTGTTTCAGAAGTTGATATCCAGGAAGTCCGCAACGGCGTGGATAACGCCAGCCGTGAAGTTGAGTCACGTTTCGATTTTCGTGGCGTAGAGGCGAGTTTTGAGCTGAACGACGCGAATAAGACCATCAAGGTGTTGAGCGAGTCCGATTTCCAGGTCAATCAGTTACTGGATATTCTGCGCGCCAAGCTGCTCAAACGCGGCATTGAAGGGACGTCTCTGGACGTGCCGGAAGAGTTCGTGCACAGCGGCAAAACCTGGTTTGTAGAAGCCAAGCTTAAGCAGGGCATTGAGAGCGCGATGCAGAAGAAGATCGTTAAGCTCATCAAAGACAGCAAGCTGAAAGTGCAGGCGCAAATTCAGGGCGAAGAGATTCGCGTCACCGGTAAGGCGCGCGACGATCTGCAGGCGGTCATGGCGCTGGTGCGCGGCGGCGACCTGGGTCAGCCGTTCCAGTTTAAGAACTTCCGCGATTAA
It includes:
- a CDS encoding PTS sugar transporter subunit IIC yields the protein MITFLENRVIPVLIRVGENKILVAVRNGIALTLPFTITGSLFLILANLPIPGWTDWLGPYAEKLSAPVAVTFGAIGLISAIGISYNLAKEYSLNALTCAIVTMVVFLLAQLNDKYQLNVDNLGAAGLFSAIILSILTVQIVRFFIHHNVVIKLPDGVPPAVAQSFASLIPAAVAITLIWFVRVILNFDINNFFTLILSPLVTGLGSLPGMLVLIFLISLLWCCGIHGDNVLSGITAPIFLKYIAENTQAYLHHQPIPHITADGFYIVFMCLGGTGATLGLVMAMMRSRSKLYKSVGKLSLPSAIFCINEPVIFGCPIVFNPLLMIPFTLTPMILCISTYALMYFDIIGRPVLQIPWTMPPIFAAWFVTGGNIPAVIWSVCTIAISALVWLPFFKLAERKQLETEAAEEHSRREAEKLPDPIL
- a CDS encoding GntR family transcriptional regulator; amino-acid sequence: MHKYLEIKEKLKKDILDQKYKIGESIPSERDLASVYNVTRVTVQKAMANLVQEGYIERIHGKGMFVLKNTASNIYILNNEKSDSILGFSREFQGRVNVTSRLITFTTIQADPALSQHLEIQPGDDLWFIRRVRLLDGQPVLVEDTNIPVQTIADIPQSVLEKGSLYGYIEEYTGKKISDADSLIEAALFDRELATLLDIKPGDAMLKITEVTRLSDKKAFNYSISYNRADLFRVKNLRIER
- a CDS encoding glucosamine-6-phosphate deaminase, whose translation is MNVEIVEDYPALSATVAQRVMDSVTRKPDALICIAGGDTPLGVFDALVQACEEGKVDFSRAAFVGLDEWLGLGKADKGSCREMVWGHFFSRLTLRDDQICFFDGLTSDPTEECRRVDRFIREHGGIETIVLGIGMNGHIGFNEPGAAIDTECHVVDLDEVTQSVSVKYFGQSRDVKQGISLGMKTILAAKSVIVMASGEKKAAIVAQTLRSDIDARIPATLLKNHSQVQMLVDKAAATQL
- the yajL gene encoding protein deglycase YajL, with product MSASALVCLAPGSEETEAVTTIDLLVRGGIKVTTASVASDGNLTIVCSRGVKLLADAPLVEVADGDYDVIVLPGGLKGAENFRDSPLLVETVRQFHLSGRIVAAICAAAATVLVPHDLFPIGNMTGFPALKDRIPEGQWVDKRVVWDPRVNLLTSQGLGTSIDFALKIIDLVVGREKAYEVASSLVMAAGIYNYYEA
- a CDS encoding 6-phospho-beta-glucosidase; its protein translation is MKKLKIVTIGGGSSYTPELIDGFIKRYDELPVTDFYLLDIEEGKEKLEIVGKLAQRMVEEAGIPMNIHLTLDREAALKDADFVTTQLRVGFLDARINDEKIPLKYGVLGQETTGPGGFMKAQRTIPVLLDICKAMQKWCPNAWLINFTNPAGIVTEAITRHSAIKTIGICSGANSMMMDIAKAYDVKKADIYARIIGLNHLIFADKIYVKGDDLTDDFIEKLAVGSANNSLKNIPDIGFTARFARALHMYPISYLKYYFLTREMTETAIRDSEKKGTRGEQTREIEKKLFELYQDPNLNHKPKELEQRGGAWYSDTACSIISSIFNDKKEVHVVNTVNNGATPDLPDHVTLETNAVIDKNGAHPLAYGRLPVKIRGLIQSVKAYEELTVEAAVTGDYATALLALSINPIVPSAAIAEQILDEYLEVNHAYLPQYQR
- the panE gene encoding 2-dehydropantoate 2-reductase; the protein is MKITVLGCGALGQLWLTALCKHGHEVQGWLRVPQPYCSVNLIDEDGSIFNESLTANDPDFLAQSDLLLVTLKAWQVSDAVKALAATLPRTTPILLVHNGMGTIDELKSIHQPLLMAITTHAARRDGNIIVHVASGVTHMGPAREQDGDYSYLADVLQHVLPDVAWHNNIRPQLWRKLAVNCVINPLTALLDCPNGELKNHPQEVAALCAEVAAVIEREGIHTSADDIRYYVEQIIDSTAENISSMLQDVRALRHTEIDYITGYLLKRARAHGISVPENVRLYDMVKRKESEYERVGTGMPRPW
- a CDS encoding YajQ family cyclic di-GMP-binding protein; the protein is MPSFDIVSEVDIQEVRNGVDNASREVESRFDFRGVEASFELNDANKTIKVLSESDFQVNQLLDILRAKLLKRGIEGTSLDVPEEFVHSGKTWFVEAKLKQGIESAMQKKIVKLIKDSKLKVQAQIQGEEIRVTGKARDDLQAVMALVRGGDLGQPFQFKNFRD